The following proteins are encoded in a genomic region of Candidatus Jidaibacter acanthamoeba:
- a CDS encoding ATP-binding protein, with translation MRSSLHTGNIGLRRVVTNIDISEQFIKSQRVDSLLQSLTGEVTVVRQLRRISYSNDNTTTLFSSGYGLSKVGKIRSTLYNANKKDLKRNYSTVPEPVRKDRFKELSDKLKDWSVDGAATFLSTLVGFSAATLIPPIYTERKQKEVRRIIGAERMELELRNIAPPTREYKVFVERKEAINNLEKEFLVLEKESRIQEIIITGVQGSGKSELAEEYAQKYSERMLAMLPDNILTVKIFRVENELDFKRQYREFARELGIRTEDYDDKKLISKVHEELKHREHWLLVFDNLDNEKASESADYKFISNYIPASASQKGRVLITCRDLKVIPIDRRYSIGVIDVTSPAYRFSKEETNDLIDRMLGKDHREHNAGREWKERLGASLGYLPHAIKKAALYIAAQGETEGGEEKKIKTYTDEIRKELGLKDGEYPNVKIRYEEINKVINKKSIAAIDNNPLAKKILRFIQFLNPDFIQIELLRKRFRVGEKREESEFIEAIELLKRYALLEERSDNQWKLHRSVVKYFQEAEIDDRSSRLNKIIEFFRKNFKRDNTSQNVINNNALFIPHIENVITQREDIERSIESKYFRIAQASHYMMTGRSRKAREVLKKNIESIAKENLGTDDLQRFEDLNAEAKKNKGNIFYTQRMMRENENECFNLICKGLKEGNKGLLTIYAQTLYHLGRTYFDIGGSVSKYDQYLKQAVQVREIIDKELQQDSSNALKAAEEKYNDYYMDSILVERNGVLEFERKTKASVNEMEKIISKYDDLIKRKIEDKNKWSCRSEQFRTRQKIAVGKILYQEKKKECDKAVQEMYKDYIDKSEGSSITSEDVFNYLTEGNRKSDTRQAKYLNDMGRLLLIKEEYDQALRFYVTAVEIETDKGSRSLDLSEAYLKIAKIYIAKNNMDGGSAVLKKCIRIQEEIGIGKNHEQYREAIGVESGIVGSRSYAYRMEQELKSRDIYII, from the coding sequence ATGAGAAGCAGTTTGCATACTGGCAATATAGGATTAAGAAGAGTAGTAACTAACATAGATATTTCAGAGCAATTTATAAAAAGCCAAAGAGTTGATTCTTTGCTACAAAGCTTAACAGGAGAAGTTACAGTTGTACGACAACTTAGAAGAATAAGCTATAGTAATGATAATACTACGACATTATTTAGTTCCGGTTATGGGTTAAGTAAGGTTGGGAAGATAAGAAGTACTTTATATAATGCAAACAAAAAAGATTTGAAAAGAAACTATAGTACTGTGCCTGAACCGGTAAGGAAAGATAGATTTAAGGAATTGAGTGATAAACTAAAAGACTGGTCAGTAGATGGAGCAGCTACATTTTTAAGTACCTTAGTAGGATTTAGTGCGGCGACCTTAATTCCTCCTATTTATACTGAGAGGAAACAAAAGGAGGTTAGGAGAATAATAGGGGCTGAACGGATGGAACTCGAGCTTAGGAATATTGCCCCGCCAACACGTGAATATAAAGTTTTTGTTGAAAGGAAAGAAGCAATAAATAACTTAGAGAAAGAGTTTCTAGTATTAGAAAAGGAAAGTAGAATTCAAGAGATTATCATTACCGGAGTGCAAGGAAGCGGTAAATCGGAATTAGCTGAAGAATATGCCCAAAAGTATAGCGAGAGAATGCTCGCCATGCTTCCTGACAATATACTAACGGTTAAAATATTTAGAGTTGAAAATGAACTTGATTTTAAACGACAATATCGGGAGTTCGCTAGAGAGTTGGGCATTAGAACAGAGGATTATGATGATAAAAAGCTAATCTCTAAAGTACATGAAGAATTAAAGCATAGAGAGCATTGGTTGTTAGTATTTGATAACCTTGATAATGAAAAAGCATCGGAAAGTGCAGACTACAAATTTATTAGTAACTACATACCTGCAAGCGCTAGCCAAAAAGGAAGAGTATTAATCACATGTAGGGATCTCAAAGTAATACCTATAGATAGAAGATATAGCATTGGTGTTATTGATGTTACGAGTCCGGCATATAGGTTTAGTAAAGAAGAAACAAATGATCTGATTGACCGGATGTTAGGTAAGGATCATAGAGAGCATAACGCAGGAAGAGAATGGAAAGAAAGGCTAGGAGCCAGTTTAGGATATTTACCGCATGCAATTAAGAAAGCAGCATTATATATAGCTGCCCAGGGAGAAACGGAAGGAGGTGAAGAGAAAAAAATAAAAACATATACTGATGAAATAAGAAAAGAGCTTGGGTTAAAGGATGGAGAATACCCGAATGTGAAGATTAGATATGAAGAAATTAATAAGGTTATAAATAAAAAATCTATAGCTGCCATTGATAATAACCCCTTAGCAAAAAAAATACTAAGATTTATACAGTTTTTAAATCCTGATTTCATACAAATAGAGTTATTAAGGAAAAGATTTAGAGTCGGGGAGAAAAGAGAAGAAAGTGAATTCATAGAAGCAATAGAGTTGTTAAAAAGGTATGCATTACTGGAAGAGAGATCTGACAATCAATGGAAACTGCATAGATCAGTGGTTAAATACTTCCAAGAAGCAGAGATAGACGACAGGTCGTCAAGATTAAATAAAATAATAGAGTTTTTTAGAAAAAACTTTAAACGGGATAATACCAGCCAGAATGTTATAAATAATAATGCATTATTTATCCCACATATTGAGAATGTTATTACCCAAAGGGAAGATATTGAGAGAAGCATTGAGAGTAAGTATTTTAGAATAGCACAAGCTTCACATTATATGATGACGGGAAGATCAAGAAAAGCAAGGGAAGTATTAAAAAAGAATATTGAATCTATAGCAAAAGAGAATCTAGGTACTGATGATTTACAGAGGTTTGAAGATCTAAATGCAGAAGCAAAAAAGAATAAAGGTAATATATTTTATACTCAAAGAATGATGAGAGAAAATGAAAACGAATGTTTCAACTTAATATGTAAAGGGTTAAAGGAAGGGAATAAAGGATTACTTACCATCTATGCGCAAACATTATATCACTTAGGGAGAACATACTTTGATATTGGAGGAAGTGTAAGCAAATATGATCAGTATTTAAAGCAAGCAGTACAGGTAAGGGAAATTATTGATAAAGAACTGCAGCAGGATAGTTCAAATGCATTAAAAGCAGCTGAGGAAAAGTATAACGATTACTATATGGATAGTATCTTGGTAGAGAGGAATGGAGTATTAGAGTTCGAACGGAAGACAAAGGCTAGCGTTAATGAGATGGAGAAAATCATAAGTAAGTATGATGATCTTATTAAGCGCAAGATAGAAGATAAAAATAAGTGGAGTTGTAGGAGTGAGCAATTCAGAACCAGACAGAAAATAGCTGTAGGCAAGATATTATATCAAGAGAAGAAAAAGGAGTGTGATAAAGCAGTACAAGAAATGTATAAAGATTACATAGACAAAAGTGAGGGGAGTTCCATAACTTCTGAAGATGTTTTTAATTATCTTACAGAAGGGAATAGGAAGAGTGATACAAGACAAGCAAAGTACTTAAATGATATGGGTAGGTTGTTGTTGATTAAGGAAGAATATGATCAGGCCTTAAGATTTTATGTAACTGCAGTTGAGATAGAAACAGATAAGGGAAGTAGAAGCTTAGATCTAAGTGAGGCATATTTGAAGATAGCAAAGATCTATATAGCTAAAAATAACATGGATGGAGGAAGTGCAGTTCTAAAGAAATGCATAAGAATACAGGAAGAGATAGGGATAGGAAAGAATCATGAACAGTACAGAGAAGCAATTGGAGTAGAGAGTGGAATAGTAGGGAGTAGATCATATGCTTATAGGATGGAACAAGAATTGAAGAGCAGGGATATTTATATAATTTAA
- a CDS encoding tetratricopeptide repeat protein, translated as MRFSDPLHTSTSGIQTSVVENKIYSKTRENKNNTIFLDADKTLKKIEGIREEVNKLYEAEDIEECLHKIKEGLKACNNGINVGNYYEQEYELFLKLGDIYSKREDKLDYPKAVGIYQYVLNIIDKLPDGIDKEGRKREVENKIGLVEEEFIKQYGNNKQLSEGYSGKRSLERIGEYKTGLEEHREWVKGELKRIEDLGIKEGEEELDEEGLESRAEEVERIYGEIREYFIGDNGLIKQLLNNCIKELGGLPKVIDKRTGEEREVEYAAFGMGSMALGTMTPWSDIECGIAIEEGLDEEKAKEVKEYFRSLTTLMYIKVINFGEGVLNYQGIKELNDLSRIGSAEDYWFVDMLSPKGFCFDATLPDGCKTPLGRQGHRRVIKSEGREELTQYKNYELIGTISEMLEFQEDASWEKHDMTLVQALWHIVPISGSKRLIEKYQTKLEDYREKIEEKSFAILKKDNLELNPFGQIISGDKEGQILKVKREIYRFPDRILIALGDCIGNIGNNGWEIVRFLLKQEEREEDKGDFKRLQIALSIATELRLRTYAHNDSRKEDLSASARYESKIKELKEAETEEVFYIKDIRILYSFYYIILPLSITVSSTENQEKLRELYKKVSFVGTTPVIKGYIYKRFIKYYEAIKEFEKINPNEISIFLKESIAGLYHLVGNNEKALQLYEEIHKYVKLQHKEEHTTIAYSLNNIGNVLRSLGRHKEALEKHQESLKMQKEIFKGDHPNTTSLLNNAGNVLQSLARYEEALESHQESLVMTRRIYKGDHPNLTASLTNIGNVLQSLARYEEALESHQESLVMTRRIYKGDHPNLTASLTNIGNVLQSLARYEEALESHQESLVMTRRIYRDDHPDIANSLNNIGYVLQNLGRYEEALESHQESLNMRYRIYKGDHSDIAISLNNIGYILLSLGQYKEALESHQESLVMTRRTYTDDHPDIANSLTNIGNVLQSSGRYEGALKKYRESLVMTRRIYRDDHPAIADSLSNIGDTLLSLGQYEEALASFEESLAMQKKIFKGNHPAIAASLTNIGNIVEILGLYKDALEKHQESLEMKKKIFKGDHPGIATSLNNIGYVFQKLGLYEDALGKHQESLAMQERIFKGDHSNIAISLNNIGNVLRISGRYEEALARHQESLDMQKKIYKGDHHDIARSLNNIGIVLGSLGQYEEALASFEESLAMQKKIYKGDHSEIADSLTNIGNALEGLKNYEDALERQQDSLDMKKRIYKDDHSNIAASLTNIGNTLVSLGRYEEALKRHQESLDMMRRVYKDDHSDIAGSLTNMGNTLVSLGRYQEAYDYSKQSYDMLVMLELIDNHPKHQLTKYLLKKCTMLLANREMILNNDAKGFELYSLVGIEVDHLKQHIMYLTDIFWNNKDLDLAISCYEVLSKKLDPQVRYIKHNLACMYHAKAISLYKNNNMEQYEEYISKSKEVFELAINLESDKPASSALYTEYSMFLVKCHDTSNAEEYIRIESLLNNAIKLKEDGSGLEYNQLEKITIVEPLQELLNKRDNVSIEPYILAYYLLVKIHNLRNEKGKAKEAVMNFDTMVKSVKREDSEVPLTLLIAAYKELGFNFQAKIYQEILDEIVCSKQEGIEK; from the coding sequence ATGCGTTTTTCTGATCCCTTACATACTTCAACCTCAGGTATTCAAACTAGTGTTGTAGAAAATAAAATTTATTCAAAGACTAGAGAAAATAAAAATAATACAATTTTCTTAGATGCCGATAAAACGTTAAAAAAAATAGAGGGGATAAGGGAAGAAGTAAATAAGCTATACGAAGCGGAAGATATAGAAGAATGCTTACATAAAATAAAAGAGGGGTTAAAGGCATGTAACAACGGAATAAATGTAGGTAATTATTATGAGCAGGAGTATGAGTTATTCTTAAAGTTAGGGGATATATATTCTAAAAGGGAAGATAAGCTGGATTACCCAAAAGCAGTAGGAATATATCAGTACGTACTTAATATAATAGATAAGCTACCTGATGGAATTGATAAAGAAGGCCGGAAGAGGGAAGTAGAGAATAAAATAGGATTGGTAGAAGAGGAATTTATAAAGCAATACGGTAATAACAAACAATTATCTGAAGGGTATAGCGGCAAAAGAAGTTTAGAGAGAATCGGAGAATATAAAACCGGATTAGAAGAACATCGGGAATGGGTAAAAGGGGAATTAAAAAGGATAGAAGATTTAGGGATAAAGGAAGGAGAAGAGGAGCTGGATGAAGAAGGGTTAGAAAGTAGAGCAGAGGAAGTAGAGAGAATATACGGAGAGATAAGAGAATACTTTATAGGAGACAACGGGTTAATCAAACAATTACTGAACAACTGTATAAAAGAATTAGGAGGATTGCCAAAGGTAATAGATAAAAGAACAGGGGAAGAAAGAGAAGTAGAGTATGCAGCTTTTGGTATGGGCTCTATGGCGCTAGGAACCATGACACCTTGGTCGGATATAGAGTGTGGGATAGCAATAGAAGAAGGATTAGATGAAGAAAAAGCAAAAGAAGTTAAGGAATACTTTAGAAGCCTTACAACATTAATGTATATCAAAGTAATAAACTTTGGAGAAGGGGTATTAAATTACCAAGGGATTAAAGAGCTTAATGATTTAAGCAGGATAGGAAGTGCTGAGGATTATTGGTTTGTTGATATGTTGAGTCCTAAGGGGTTTTGTTTTGATGCTACATTGCCCGATGGATGTAAAACTCCGCTTGGAAGGCAAGGGCATAGAAGAGTAATAAAAAGTGAAGGAAGAGAAGAGCTAACCCAATATAAAAATTATGAGTTAATTGGTACAATATCAGAAATGCTGGAGTTTCAAGAAGATGCATCATGGGAGAAGCATGATATGACATTGGTACAAGCTTTATGGCATATAGTACCGATATCAGGCAGTAAAAGGTTAATAGAAAAGTATCAAACAAAATTAGAAGATTATAGAGAAAAAATAGAAGAAAAGTCTTTTGCAATATTAAAAAAGGATAACTTAGAATTAAATCCATTTGGTCAAATAATTAGTGGAGATAAAGAAGGCCAAATATTAAAAGTTAAAAGAGAAATATATAGATTTCCAGATAGGATATTAATTGCATTAGGAGACTGTATAGGGAATATAGGAAATAATGGTTGGGAGATTGTGAGATTTTTACTTAAACAAGAAGAGCGAGAAGAAGATAAAGGGGATTTTAAACGATTACAGATAGCACTCAGTATAGCAACTGAGTTAAGGTTACGGACATATGCGCATAACGACAGTCGTAAAGAAGACCTATCAGCATCAGCAAGATATGAATCAAAGATTAAAGAGTTAAAGGAAGCTGAAACTGAAGAGGTGTTTTATATTAAAGACATAAGAATATTATATAGTTTTTACTATATAATATTACCTTTAAGTATAACGGTAAGTAGCACTGAGAACCAAGAAAAATTAAGAGAACTATATAAGAAGGTAAGTTTTGTAGGTACTACTCCAGTAATTAAAGGATATATATATAAAAGATTTATAAAATATTATGAAGCAATAAAGGAGTTCGAGAAGATAAATCCTAATGAAATAAGTATTTTTCTTAAGGAAAGTATAGCAGGTTTGTATCATTTAGTAGGAAATAATGAAAAGGCATTACAGCTATATGAAGAGATACATAAATATGTAAAATTACAGCATAAAGAAGAGCATACAACTATAGCATATTCATTGAACAACATAGGGAATGTTTTACGAAGTTTAGGACGGCATAAAGAAGCTTTGGAAAAACATCAAGAAAGCTTAAAAATGCAAAAAGAAATATTCAAAGGCGATCATCCTAATACAACATCTTTGTTAAATAATGCAGGAAATGTTTTACAAAGTTTAGCACGTTATGAAGAAGCTTTAGAAAGTCATCAAGAAAGCTTAGTGATGACGAGAAGAATATATAAAGGTGATCATCCGAACCTAACAGCTTCGCTAACCAATATAGGAAATGTCTTACAGAGTTTAGCACGTTATGAAGAAGCTTTAGAAAGCCATCAAGAAAGCTTAGTGATGACGAGAAGAATATATAAAGGTGATCATCCGAACCTAACAGCTTCGCTAACCAATATAGGAAATGTCTTACAGAGTTTAGCACGTTATGAAGAAGCTTTAGAAAGCCATCAAGAAAGCTTAGTGATGACGAGAAGAATATATAGAGACGATCATCCTGATATAGCAAATTCATTAAATAATATAGGATATGTTTTGCAAAATTTAGGACGATATGAGGAAGCTTTAGAAAGCCATCAAGAAAGTTTAAATATGAGGTATAGAATATATAAAGGCGATCATTCTGATATAGCAATCTCATTAAATAATATCGGATATATATTGTTAAGCTTAGGGCAGTATAAAGAAGCCTTGGAAAGCCATCAAGAAAGCTTAGTGATGACGAGGAGAACATATACAGACGACCATCCTGATATAGCAAATTCATTAACCAATATAGGAAATGTTTTACAAAGCTCAGGGCGGTATGAAGGTGCATTAAAAAAATACAGAGAAAGCTTAGTGATGACGAGAAGAATATATAGAGACGATCATCCTGCTATAGCAGATTCATTAAGTAATATAGGTGATACTCTATTAAGCTTAGGGCAGTATGAAGAAGCTTTAGCAAGTTTTGAAGAAAGCTTAGCGATGCAAAAAAAGATATTTAAAGGTAATCATCCTGCTATAGCAGCTTCATTAACCAATATAGGAAATATTGTTGAAATCTTAGGTTTATATAAAGATGCATTAGAGAAGCACCAAGAAAGCTTAGAAATGAAAAAGAAGATATTTAAAGGCGATCATCCTGGTATAGCAACCTCATTAAATAATATAGGATATGTTTTTCAAAAATTAGGTTTATATGAAGATGCATTAGGGAAACACCAAGAAAGCTTAGCGATGCAAGAGAGGATATTTAAAGGTGATCATAGTAATATCGCAATTTCATTAAATAATATAGGAAATGTTTTACGAATCTCAGGACGGTATGAAGAAGCTTTGGCAAGACACCAAGAAAGCTTAGATATGCAAAAGAAGATATATAAAGGCGATCATCATGATATAGCAAGGTCATTAAACAATATAGGAATTGTGTTAGGAAGCTTAGGGCAGTATGAAGAAGCTTTAGCAAGTTTTGAAGAAAGCTTAGCGATGCAAAAGAAGATATATAAAGGCGATCATTCTGAAATAGCAGACTCATTAACCAATATAGGTAATGCATTAGAAGGCTTAAAAAATTATGAAGATGCATTAGAGAGGCAGCAAGACAGTTTAGATATGAAAAAAAGGATATATAAAGACGATCATTCTAACATAGCAGCTTCATTAACCAATATAGGTAATACTTTAGTAAGCTTAGGACGCTACGAAGAAGCATTAAAGAGACACCAAGAAAGCTTAGATATGATGAGGAGAGTATATAAAGATGATCACTCTGATATAGCAGGCTCATTAACCAATATGGGTAATACTTTAGTAAGCTTAGGGCGCTATCAAGAAGCATATGATTATAGCAAACAATCCTACGATATGTTAGTGATGTTAGAACTTATCGATAACCATCCTAAGCATCAACTCACAAAGTATTTATTAAAAAAATGTACTATGCTTTTAGCAAATAGAGAAATGATTCTAAATAATGATGCAAAAGGTTTTGAGCTATATTCCTTGGTAGGGATAGAAGTGGATCACTTGAAGCAACATATAATGTATTTGACCGATATATTTTGGAATAATAAAGATTTAGATTTAGCTATTAGCTGCTATGAAGTACTAAGTAAAAAACTTGACCCTCAAGTAAGGTATATAAAGCACAATTTAGCATGTATGTATCATGCTAAAGCAATTAGCTTATATAAAAATAATAATATGGAGCAGTATGAAGAATACATTAGTAAATCAAAAGAGGTATTTGAGTTAGCAATTAACTTAGAATCAGATAAACCAGCAAGTTCAGCATTATATACAGAATACTCAATGTTTTTAGTTAAGTGTCATGATACCAGTAATGCAGAAGAATATATAAGAATAGAAAGTTTACTAAATAATGCAATTAAACTTAAAGAAGATGGCTCAGGTTTAGAATACAATCAACTGGAAAAAATAACGATAGTAGAACCATTACAAGAACTGCTTAATAAGAGAGATAATGTGTCTATTGAACCATACATATTAGCTTATTACTTGCTAGTAAAAATACATAATCTTCGTAATGAAAAAGGAAAAGCTAAAGAAGCAGTAATGAATTTTGATACCATGGTAAAAAGTGTAAAGAGAGAGGATTCTGAAGTGCCTTTAACATTACTAATTGCAGCATATAAAGAGCTAGGCTTTAACTTTCAAGCAAAGATATACCAGGAAATATTAGATGAAATTGTTTGCAGTAAACAAGAAGGAATAGAAAAATAG
- a CDS encoding AbrB/MazE/SpoVT family DNA-binding domain-containing protein: MADFRTEVDRSGRILIPLELRREINVNTGDTLVLRKIDNEIKLLKYQDVIREIQSFFASRKKEGISMTDEIIKMRREENKVE, encoded by the coding sequence ATGGCAGATTTCAGAACAGAAGTTGATAGGAGTGGTAGAATATTAATCCCACTAGAACTTAGAAGGGAGATAAATGTAAATACAGGCGATACTTTAGTACTACGTAAAATTGATAATGAAATAAAGCTTCTTAAATACCAAGATGTAATAAGAGAAATACAAAGCTTCTTTGCCAGTAGGAAAAAAGAAGGAATTTCTATGACTGATGAAATAATAAAAATGAGACGAGAAGAGAATAAGGTAGAGTAG
- a CDS encoding ankyrin repeat domain-containing protein has protein sequence MIEKNVQFLEAVENGDKEKVINLVNKDPTLLKYTMEDGFTAIHLASLEGHNEVIEYLISKGMNVNVETNEGETAIHLAAYEGYNQTIELLCRNGAIFSPLEVYENLLEGIKLKIIEDKDFIKAIIYNSMQVLEEFRLIEPNAIEDSTNSEVLENMLVNDLKNHSFIVPVIDNFIKKKINIENLSLQDNDLEIMLNNLHSKNRYSSYYKCLYFLIENGLRLDHIIPIIETIDKKQQEDKKIKIETPVEEKGEGGKNRKVPRLFNIIKQHIANGSTNELAGYTNIFQRIRENNLELEEILIPDEVKEKIMDCLIDRTNNTRFEVLPTKREANSWISRALKREFIISRNNEK, from the coding sequence ATGATTGAAAAGAATGTTCAATTTTTAGAAGCAGTAGAAAATGGGGATAAGGAGAAAGTTATAAACCTTGTTAACAAGGATCCTACTTTGTTAAAATATACTATGGAGGATGGATTTACCGCCATACATTTAGCATCATTAGAAGGGCATAATGAGGTAATTGAGTATCTGATAAGCAAAGGTATGAATGTTAATGTAGAAACTAATGAAGGAGAGACTGCCATACATCTTGCTGCATATGAAGGTTATAATCAAACTATAGAGTTATTATGTAGAAATGGTGCAATTTTTTCACCATTAGAAGTATATGAAAACTTATTAGAGGGAATAAAATTAAAAATTATTGAAGATAAGGATTTTATAAAAGCTATAATATATAATAGCATGCAAGTATTGGAAGAGTTCCGGTTAATTGAACCGAACGCCATAGAAGATAGTACTAATAGTGAAGTTCTGGAAAACATGTTGGTTAATGATCTTAAGAATCATTCTTTTATAGTGCCTGTTATTGACAATTTTATAAAGAAAAAAATAAATATAGAGAATCTAAGTTTACAGGATAATGATTTAGAAATTATGTTAAATAACTTGCATAGTAAAAATAGGTATTCTTCATATTATAAGTGCCTATATTTTTTAATTGAAAATGGTCTGAGACTCGATCACATTATCCCTATTATTGAGACTATAGACAAAAAACAGCAAGAAGATAAAAAAATAAAAATTGAAACGCCAGTAGAAGAGAAAGGCGAGGGTGGAAAGAACAGGAAAGTACCTAGGCTTTTTAATATTATAAAACAACACATAGCTAATGGATCTACAAATGAACTTGCAGGATATACAAATATATTTCAAAGAATAAGAGAAAATAATTTAGAATTAGAGGAGATTTTAATTCCTGATGAAGTAAAAGAAAAGATTATGGATTGTCTGATTGATAGAACAAATAATACAAGATTTGAAGTATTACCAACTAAGCGTGAAGCAAACTCATGGATTAGCAGAGCTCTAAAGAGGGAATTTATAATTTCCCGTAATAATGAAAAATAA
- a CDS encoding HU family DNA-binding protein translates to MGKSVFKKDIVVRLKEFNSEMPLSKIEKIVDTFFQEAATALVCGDRVELRGLGSMVVKKRTTRLAKNPRTNQKIEVGNKGALCFKPSKELIKKLNKVSS, encoded by the coding sequence ATGGGTAAAAGTGTATTTAAGAAAGATATAGTTGTAAGACTGAAAGAATTTAATAGCGAAATGCCGTTAAGTAAAATAGAAAAGATAGTTGATACTTTTTTTCAGGAAGCCGCAACCGCATTGGTATGCGGGGACAGAGTCGAACTACGGGGACTTGGTTCTATGGTGGTAAAAAAAAGAACTACAAGGCTTGCAAAGAACCCGAGAACTAATCAAAAAATTGAAGTTGGTAATAAAGGAGCATTATGCTTTAAACCAAGTAAAGAACTTATTAAAAAACTTAATAAAGTTAGTAGCTAA